A region of Periplaneta americana isolate PAMFEO1 chromosome 16, P.americana_PAMFEO1_priV1, whole genome shotgun sequence DNA encodes the following proteins:
- the LOC138691830 gene encoding zinc finger protein 83-like isoform X1 → MKVCLGVMMNAIKMEPDIDLLAEERSIKTDIEEEESLLQEWNLSHLDAMKMNTECVDSSCYIKTEIKVEDATPVPISLPMVKTEVDEDAFHLDRIQEERKVEESSEEDEVFSDRIIDHVDKNVLQESASIYLEDKSTQCVTNRPDCSNITDGGRNSIKCIIPNEVLVTPESKKVHSNIHTIKKSFKCDVCGRCFSRLVNLKQHAVIHTDETPFKCEVCGKNFRQLGNLNQHVLVHTWPFKCVHCGKCFPQSQNLKVHIRIHTGEKPFKCDVCGKCYAQQGDLKKHALTHSGEGQFKCEVCGKCFFQKGSLRAHARIHTGEKPFKCEVCGKCFSQKGNLNKHAPIHTGEKPFKCDVCGKCFLQKEELKVHVLIHTGEKPFKCDVCGKCFTQSRHLNKHVRLHTGEKPYKCAICDKCFSGSEKLRRHSLTHLSEKPFKCEVCGKCLSQKKNLIRHASIHTGVKPFKCDLCGKGYSQKGDLNIHHVRIHTGESPIKCEVCGMYFSKSTYINKHARLHSEGKPFKCMKCGKCFLDSENLKRHTLTHLSEEPFKCEICGKCFSLSRNLKEHACVHKNHSTSMSNNAQGRGLECSVPAALIGRLGKDIISKQVVLLIGISGSLTPGESSAYVGNMQKSI, encoded by the exons GAATGGAATTTATCGCATCTGGACGCAATGAAGATGAACACAGAATGCGTGGACAGCAGCTGTTATATAAAAACAGAGATAAAGGTTGAAGACGCCACACCAGTTCCTATCAGCTTGCCTATGGTGAAAACTGAAGTTGAT gaagatGCGTTCCATCTGGACAGAATTCAGGAGGAACGGAAAGTGGAAGAATCTTCAGAGGAGGATGAAGTGTTCTCTGATAG aATTATAGATCATGTTGATAAGAATGTGTTACAAGAAAGTGCCAGCATTTATCTTGAAGACAAGTCCACGCAGTGTGTTACCAACAGACCAGACTGTTCGAACATCACCGACGGTGGCCGTAATTCTATTAAGTGTATTATACCCAACGAGGTTTTAGTAACACCAGAATCTAAGAAAGTTCATTCTAatatacacacaataaaaaagtcttttaaatgcgatgtctgtggaagGTGTTTCTCACGACTGGTGAATTTAAAGCAACACGCAGTCATTCACACAGACGAAacaccattcaaatgcgaggtgtgtggaaagAATTTCAGACAATTGGGAAACTTAAATCAACATGTACTTGTTCACACATGGCCATTCAAATGCGTGCATTGTGGAAAGTGCTTTCCACAATCGCAGAATTTAAAGGTACATATTCGCATCCACACGGgggaaaagccattcaaatgtgatgtgtgtggaaagtgttatgCGCAACAAGGAGATTTAAAGAAACATGCTCTCACTCACTCAGGCGAAGGGCAattcaaatgcgaggtgtgtgggaagtgtttctTTCAAAAAGGATCTTTAAGAGCGCATGCTCGCATACACACgggcgaaaagccattcaaatgtgaggtgtgtggaaagtgtttctcacaaaaaggaaatttaaaCAAGCATGCTCCTATTCACACAGGTGAAAAACCAtttaaatgcgatgtttgtggaaaatgtttcttgcAAAAAGAAGAATTAAAGGTACATGTTCTCAtacacacaggcgaaaaaccattcaaatgcgatgtgtgtggaaagtgtttcacaCAATCGCGACATTTAAACAAGCATGTTCGTTTACACACAGGCGAAAAGCCATACAAATGCGCGATCTGCGATAAGTGTTTCTCAGGATCGGAAAAATTAAGGAGACATTCACTCACACACCTCTccgaaaagccattcaaatgtgaagtatgtggaaagtgtttgtcgcagaaaaaaaatttgataagACATGCTTCCATACACACAGGTGTAAAACCATTTAAATGCGATCTGTGTGGAAAGGGTTACTCGCAAAAAGGAGATTTAAATATACATCATGTTCGCATACACACAGGCGAAAGTCCAAtcaaatgcgaggtgtgtggaaTGTATTTCTCAAAATCGACATACATAAACAAACATGCTCGCCTACACTCAGAAGGAAAGCCATTCAAGTGCATGAAGTGCGGTAAGTGTTTCTTAGATTCGGAAAATTTAAAGAGACATACACTTACACACCTCAGCGAagaaccattcaaatgcgagatatgtggaaagtgtttctcattGTCGCGAAATCTAAAAGAACATGCATGCGTGCACAAAAACCATTCGACGAGTATGTCGAATAATGCACAAGGGCGCGGTTTAGAGTGCAGTGTACCCGCAGCCCTCATCGGGAGATTAGGTAAGGACATAATAAGTAAACAGGTTGTTCTACTAATAGGGATTAGTGGAAGTCTTACGCCAGGGGAAAGCAGCGCATACGTAGGTAACATGCAAAAGAGCATATAG
- the LOC138691830 gene encoding zinc finger protein 83-like isoform X2: protein MMNAIKMEPDIDLLAEERSIKTDIEEEESLLQEWNLSHLDAMKMNTECVDSSCYIKTEIKVEDATPVPISLPMVKTEVDEDAFHLDRIQEERKVEESSEEDEVFSDRIIDHVDKNVLQESASIYLEDKSTQCVTNRPDCSNITDGGRNSIKCIIPNEVLVTPESKKVHSNIHTIKKSFKCDVCGRCFSRLVNLKQHAVIHTDETPFKCEVCGKNFRQLGNLNQHVLVHTWPFKCVHCGKCFPQSQNLKVHIRIHTGEKPFKCDVCGKCYAQQGDLKKHALTHSGEGQFKCEVCGKCFFQKGSLRAHARIHTGEKPFKCEVCGKCFSQKGNLNKHAPIHTGEKPFKCDVCGKCFLQKEELKVHVLIHTGEKPFKCDVCGKCFTQSRHLNKHVRLHTGEKPYKCAICDKCFSGSEKLRRHSLTHLSEKPFKCEVCGKCLSQKKNLIRHASIHTGVKPFKCDLCGKGYSQKGDLNIHHVRIHTGESPIKCEVCGMYFSKSTYINKHARLHSEGKPFKCMKCGKCFLDSENLKRHTLTHLSEEPFKCEICGKCFSLSRNLKEHACVHKNHSTSMSNNAQGRGLECSVPAALIGRLGKDIISKQVVLLIGISGSLTPGESSAYVGNMQKSI from the exons GAATGGAATTTATCGCATCTGGACGCAATGAAGATGAACACAGAATGCGTGGACAGCAGCTGTTATATAAAAACAGAGATAAAGGTTGAAGACGCCACACCAGTTCCTATCAGCTTGCCTATGGTGAAAACTGAAGTTGAT gaagatGCGTTCCATCTGGACAGAATTCAGGAGGAACGGAAAGTGGAAGAATCTTCAGAGGAGGATGAAGTGTTCTCTGATAG aATTATAGATCATGTTGATAAGAATGTGTTACAAGAAAGTGCCAGCATTTATCTTGAAGACAAGTCCACGCAGTGTGTTACCAACAGACCAGACTGTTCGAACATCACCGACGGTGGCCGTAATTCTATTAAGTGTATTATACCCAACGAGGTTTTAGTAACACCAGAATCTAAGAAAGTTCATTCTAatatacacacaataaaaaagtcttttaaatgcgatgtctgtggaagGTGTTTCTCACGACTGGTGAATTTAAAGCAACACGCAGTCATTCACACAGACGAAacaccattcaaatgcgaggtgtgtggaaagAATTTCAGACAATTGGGAAACTTAAATCAACATGTACTTGTTCACACATGGCCATTCAAATGCGTGCATTGTGGAAAGTGCTTTCCACAATCGCAGAATTTAAAGGTACATATTCGCATCCACACGGgggaaaagccattcaaatgtgatgtgtgtggaaagtgttatgCGCAACAAGGAGATTTAAAGAAACATGCTCTCACTCACTCAGGCGAAGGGCAattcaaatgcgaggtgtgtgggaagtgtttctTTCAAAAAGGATCTTTAAGAGCGCATGCTCGCATACACACgggcgaaaagccattcaaatgtgaggtgtgtggaaagtgtttctcacaaaaaggaaatttaaaCAAGCATGCTCCTATTCACACAGGTGAAAAACCAtttaaatgcgatgtttgtggaaaatgtttcttgcAAAAAGAAGAATTAAAGGTACATGTTCTCAtacacacaggcgaaaaaccattcaaatgcgatgtgtgtggaaagtgtttcacaCAATCGCGACATTTAAACAAGCATGTTCGTTTACACACAGGCGAAAAGCCATACAAATGCGCGATCTGCGATAAGTGTTTCTCAGGATCGGAAAAATTAAGGAGACATTCACTCACACACCTCTccgaaaagccattcaaatgtgaagtatgtggaaagtgtttgtcgcagaaaaaaaatttgataagACATGCTTCCATACACACAGGTGTAAAACCATTTAAATGCGATCTGTGTGGAAAGGGTTACTCGCAAAAAGGAGATTTAAATATACATCATGTTCGCATACACACAGGCGAAAGTCCAAtcaaatgcgaggtgtgtggaaTGTATTTCTCAAAATCGACATACATAAACAAACATGCTCGCCTACACTCAGAAGGAAAGCCATTCAAGTGCATGAAGTGCGGTAAGTGTTTCTTAGATTCGGAAAATTTAAAGAGACATACACTTACACACCTCAGCGAagaaccattcaaatgcgagatatgtggaaagtgtttctcattGTCGCGAAATCTAAAAGAACATGCATGCGTGCACAAAAACCATTCGACGAGTATGTCGAATAATGCACAAGGGCGCGGTTTAGAGTGCAGTGTACCCGCAGCCCTCATCGGGAGATTAGGTAAGGACATAATAAGTAAACAGGTTGTTCTACTAATAGGGATTAGTGGAAGTCTTACGCCAGGGGAAAGCAGCGCATACGTAGGTAACATGCAAAAGAGCATATAG